CAAAGGCCGCCTGGAAGGTGTAACTGTTGCGCAGGTCGATGATGAGCGAAAGCCTGTGAAAGGAACAGAGCGTTTTGTTTCATGCGATACATTGCTTCTTTCGGTGGGACTTATTCCGGAAAACGAACTTACAAGGGAAGCTGGAATTGTGATGTGTGACGTAACACAGGGTGCAGATGTTGATGATAGGTGCATGACGAAACTTCCAGGAGTATTTGCCTGCGGAAATGTTCTCCACGTTCACGATCTGGTGGATTTTGTATCCATGGAGGCGGAACGTGCGGGAAAGAGCGCAGCTCTTTACGTTGCAGGGAAACTTGCCATCTCTGGCAAAGAAATTCCAGTTAGACCAGGGAAAGATGTCCGTTATGTGGTTCCTCAAAGGATAAAACAGGGTGATGAGGTGTCGTTGGCCTTTAGGGTAACCTCTCCCATGTGCGACAGGATCATAGAGGTGTGCGACGGCGGTAGCGTGCTAATGTCAAGAAAAGAAGCGCGCATGCATCCTGCAGAGATGGTATGGGTGGATATGGGCAAACTTGATATTGGAAAGATAGATTCGCTGGAGGTACGCGTAAGATGACAGAAAAAGAATTTATCTGTGTTGTATGTCCAAATGGATGTCCGATAAAGGTCCGCTACGAAGAGGGCAACTCTCCAAAACTGATAAGCGTTGAGGGCACGCGCTGTCCGCGCGGTAAAAGCTGGGTGAAACAGGAGATAGAGAATCCGATGAGAACTTTCTCATCAAGCGTTATTGTCTCGGGCGGCGATTTTCTCGAGGCCAGCGTACGCCTCACCAAGCCGGTTCCGCTGGCGAAAATTTTTGAGGTGGTAGCAGAAATAAAAAAGATCAGGCTCTCCGCGCCGCTGGAGATAGGCGACGTGGTGCTCTCGAACCCAGCGGGAACTGAAACAGAGGTAATCGTAACCAGAAACGTACCGTTAAAGGCGAAATAAAGAATTGTTCCATAAACCAAGAAGGAGGAAGTTATTATGAGGGACTATGTAGTTAAATACGATGATCTTTACCGGGTCGCAAAGGAAATATTCATGGGGCTCGGATATTCCGACTATCAGGCTTCGACCGTCACTAGCTGTCTTGTCGAGGCGGACTCACGCCACAAACATTCACACGGCGTCGCCGCGATGATGACCTATGTCAGCCATCTCAAAGCCGGTAACCTCGACCTGAACGCTCCGGAACCAACGACGGTTTTTGAAACGCCGCTCTCCATCGTTCTTGACGGCCATTCAGGCGTGGGCTACTGCATCGCCGATTTTGCCGTTAAAAAAACCATTGAAAAAGCAAAGAAATCAGGTGTCTGCATAACGACAGTACGCCAGGCAAACCACTATGGATTCGCGGCTCACTGGTCAGAGATGATGGCCAAAGAAGGATTGATCGGCATTGCTTCCACTAACACGGTCCGCTGTGTCTGCCCGACACGAAGCGCGGAGCGCAATCTTGGCACGAACCCGCTGACATTCGCCTTCCCGACAGCGGGCGACGAGCCGATGTTCAACCTTGATATGGCGACATGCGTAATGGCACACGGGAAGCTCGTCCGCAGCCAGGTATTTGCGGAAAGCGGAATAATTCCCCGCGAAGTGATCATCGACGGCAGGGGCAATGTCGTGACTGACTTCAAAGAAGCGCTTGAGATCCTCCACCACGGAGACGACAGAAGCGACGCACCGAAGCCTGACACCGGCGGACTCGTTCCCCTCGGCGGTGTCACAGAGATATTAAGCGGACATAAGGGTTACGGTCTTGCGATGCTCGTTGAACTCCTCACGGGCGGTCTCTCTGGCGGAACGCCCAGTAAGTTTATACCGCTTGCGCACGAGGGTATCTGCTTCTTCTTCATGGCGATCGATCCTGCGCTTTTTGGCGATGCCCATGAAGTTCGTGAGCACGTCAAATACATCATCAACGAATATAGAAAGACGGCGCCTCTCGATCCCAGCCTGCCAGTCCTCATGCCCGGCGACAAATCACGCGCAGCGCACGCCAAGGCAGTCAAGGAGGGTATCGAATTGAGCCCCGAAATTGTTGACATACTTAGGGAAGTTGCCATTTTGACCAAAAAAGAAGCAGAATTGGAATCAATTTTTGTTCATCCTTAGCTTCCAGATCAACACGTGTCCGATATAGACTTTCAAAATACTTATAAAGGAGGCTGTAGTTATTTTAGAAATTGAAATGGGTAATTTGCAGAACATAAAATAAATTATTTGGGAGGTCAATAATATGAAAAAGAACTTTAGCATTGTTATCATCTCTATCTTCCTGGTGTCTATGTTATTCGGTACGGCCTTTGCAAAGGAAGATTTTCGCATTAAATTTGGCTACAGCGCAACGGATAAAGAAAACAACTTCCAGGTATTTAAAAATGTATTCAAGAAATATGTCGAAGATACATCAAAGGGACGCCTTGTTGTTGACCTCTATCCGAATGCACAACTTGGCGGTGAACGTCAGATGCTTGAAGGAATGACTCTGGGAACAGTAGAAATGGCTATGCTGTCACCAGGAATTGCCGCAAGTATCAGTCCCAAGTTCCAGGTCCTTGATCTGCCGTACCTCTTTAAGGACAATTTTACGGCGTATAAAGCACTGGATGGCAAGTTGGTAGGTATATTGAATTCGCAGTTAAATCCTAAGGGTGTTCGCCTTCTTGGGTTTGCAGAAAACGGATTCCGTGAAATAACAAACAATACTAAGGTCATAAAAACCCCGGCGGATCTCAAAGGTATGAAGATTCGAGTTCAGCCGATTCCCGCACACCTTGAGCTTTTTAAAGCATTTGGCGCTAACCCCACACCTGTAGATTTTGGAGAACTCTATACAGCGCTCCTTCAGAAAACTGTCGATGCACAGGAGAACCCGATTACTCTGATCTACAGCTCAAAACTTTATGAAGTTCAGAAATATATTTCAATGACGGACCATGTTTATGCTCCTTCCGCACTGTTTATCAGCGAAAATTTTTATAAAAAGCTTCCAGATGATCTGAAGAAAATTGTTGCGGATGGTGCAAGGAAATTCCGCGATGAATCAAGAAAGAGCCAGCAGAAAGCGTCTAAAGATCTTATCGAGCAGCTTAGGAAAGCTGGAGTTAACGTTTATTATCTGACACCTGCAGAGAAGAAAGCATTTATGGATGCTGCAAAACCAGTGTTTAAGATCATGGAGCCGGTTGTAGGAGCTGACCTTATAGAAATGGTAACTTCATACAACAAATAGAGTGAGGATGTACGGTCGATAACTTCTTAGGGAGAGAGAATTTTTCTCTCTCCCACATAAGGAAAGGAGTTGTATTATGCTTAATATTTTTAACAAGATAGAAGAAAGATTTTTAATTCTAAATCTTTTGGTATCGACACTTATCGTCTTTATGAATGTTGTATTGAGGTACATTTTCAGTGCCTCTCTCTCATGGGTCGATGAGGCAGCAAGATATATGTTTCTATGGCTTATATGGGTAGGTGCAGACTACGCACTCGCAAACAGATCGCATCTGCGTATAACGATGTTTCCAAACAAACTGCACGGAAAAGCTCGGATCGCTTTAGAGCTCTTTGTACTTACGGTATGGTTTTCATTCTGCGCGTTTCTTGGTTATCAGGGAATAAAACTTGTATCTATAGTAGTAATGCAACAGCAGCTCTCAACTGCAATGCAGATAAATATGGGCTGGGCTTACGCATGTGTCCCCTGTGGAGCAATATTCATGTCTGTTCGTCTCCTCCTTGACATAGTTTCTATTATCCGCACAGGTGTTATTCCAGGGATAGAAAATAACGACCCAAATAAACTTGCAGAAGAAGCGTTAGAAGGAGTGACAATGTAATATGGACATAGGACTTCTTTTTGGGATACTATTTACGCTTTTGGCCCTGTCTGTTCCAATCG
This sequence is a window from Synergistetes bacterium HGW-Synergistetes-1. Protein-coding genes within it:
- a CDS encoding molybdopterin oxidoreductase translates to MTEKEFICVVCPNGCPIKVRYEEGNSPKLISVEGTRCPRGKSWVKQEIENPMRTFSSSVIVSGGDFLEASVRLTKPVPLAKIFEVVAEIKKIRLSAPLEIGDVVLSNPAGTETEVIVTRNVPLKAK
- a CDS encoding C4-dicarboxylate ABC transporter substrate-binding protein, encoding MKKNFSIVIISIFLVSMLFGTAFAKEDFRIKFGYSATDKENNFQVFKNVFKKYVEDTSKGRLVVDLYPNAQLGGERQMLEGMTLGTVEMAMLSPGIAASISPKFQVLDLPYLFKDNFTAYKALDGKLVGILNSQLNPKGVRLLGFAENGFREITNNTKVIKTPADLKGMKIRVQPIPAHLELFKAFGANPTPVDFGELYTALLQKTVDAQENPITLIYSSKLYEVQKYISMTDHVYAPSALFISENFYKKLPDDLKKIVADGARKFRDESRKSQQKASKDLIEQLRKAGVNVYYLTPAEKKAFMDAAKPVFKIMEPVVGADLIEMVTSYNK
- a CDS encoding lactate dehydrogenase produces the protein MRDYVVKYDDLYRVAKEIFMGLGYSDYQASTVTSCLVEADSRHKHSHGVAAMMTYVSHLKAGNLDLNAPEPTTVFETPLSIVLDGHSGVGYCIADFAVKKTIEKAKKSGVCITTVRQANHYGFAAHWSEMMAKEGLIGIASTNTVRCVCPTRSAERNLGTNPLTFAFPTAGDEPMFNLDMATCVMAHGKLVRSQVFAESGIIPREVIIDGRGNVVTDFKEALEILHHGDDRSDAPKPDTGGLVPLGGVTEILSGHKGYGLAMLVELLTGGLSGGTPSKFIPLAHEGICFFFMAIDPALFGDAHEVREHVKYIINEYRKTAPLDPSLPVLMPGDKSRAAHAKAVKEGIELSPEIVDILREVAILTKKEAELESIFVHP
- a CDS encoding TRAP transporter small permease — translated: MLNIFNKIEERFLILNLLVSTLIVFMNVVLRYIFSASLSWVDEAARYMFLWLIWVGADYALANRSHLRITMFPNKLHGKARIALELFVLTVWFSFCAFLGYQGIKLVSIVVMQQQLSTAMQINMGWAYACVPCGAIFMSVRLLLDIVSIIRTGVIPGIENNDPNKLAEEALEGVTM